In the Arachis ipaensis cultivar K30076 chromosome B04, Araip1.1, whole genome shotgun sequence genome, CAACCTATTTAACCCAACTCCAAACACAATCACATCAAAGAACTCCCTAACCCACCCAATTAACTACCTCACCTACTTTCATAAATCTACCTAGCAATTCTCTTCTTCCCCTGACCAGGATCATGAAACTCATCATAATTGGTCTAACTGCTACTTGTTACAACCAAATCCACAAATAACCCTAAACCCAAATAAGTGAACGAATCTAGCAGCCATTCAACGACATAAAGAACAAACTCGTCGCGCCATCGCCGCCCACCTGTCGCGCCGTCACATGCTCACCATCAGAGTAGATTAATAAAAACGATTAATAACTACATTAGAGTTAATGCACTTAACACCAGATTAAGAAAAAATGAACAACACAtaacatgttacttttttattaatcaaatgattataattcaaattaattgtaacaaaataatttaaaattataattttaattttatcacgtgTCATGTACGGATTATTACACTTGTTAATTTTATAATCATGTATATATTTGAATATACCTAATATATGGAGCTGTGCCAAATTTAAACTTGGATATAGAAAAATGAATGagaatgaaaaatataaaaacatataaatataaaattatgaattaattttataatcatgatatatttaaatatatttaataagaaaatgtGACAAATTTAAACTTACTTGAAAGAGTTTTTGCTAATTGTATAAGAGATTAAGAAATAAAAAGTAGTTGAATCTTACATAGCATGCATAAGTAGACCAAATAATATAGTAGTAGGAGTATTAAGTATTAACATATATAAGTAATAGAATTTCAATATTTGTAATTGAAAtttttatagttattattatgatatttttaatgtatattattgtatttaattagtgctttattaatatttttacccGTAATAATATTacgaaaagatttgaaattacaTTCATTTTTGTTCTGATATTATATATTATGGtcgaaaaatttataaaattaaactacttttacaaaaaagtCATAGGGAACAAAAGTTTCTGTCGACTAAGAATACTAAGGTCTTCATAGATAACAAAAAGATCAAAATAATAAgtcttttagttattattttcatgtaaaatttaatttttagtaataattaattttaatattcattatctaaaatttgaaagaatttaaTGTATATATTTTTACATTTGATTAGGTGTTAAGTTtgttatacaaataaaaaaaattaattttcatgcttgatatttaaaaataatattttttctctctctatatataaaaatatagttagatattagtataaaataatttatattgatagttataaaattaactcaaaattatttttttcgaaacaattaaatcttaattctaattttaatcATAATATTANNNNNNNNNNNNNNNNNNNNNNNNNNNNNNNNNNNNNNNNNNNNNNNNNNNNNNNNNNNNNNNNNNNNNNNNNNNNNNNNNNNNNNNNNNNNNNNNNNNNNNNNNNNNNNNNNNNNNNNNNNNNNNNNNNNNNNNNNNNNNNNNNNNNNNNNNNNNNNNNNNNNNNNNNNNNNNNNNNNNNNNNNNNNNNNNNNNNNNNNNNNNNNNNNNNNNNNNNNNNNNNNNNNNNNNNNNNNNNNNNNNNNNNNNNNNNNNNNNNNNNNNNNNNNNNNNNNNNNNNNNNNNNNNNNNNNNNNNNNNNNNNNNNNNNNNNNNNNNNNNNNNNNNNNNNNNNNNNNNNNNNNNNNNNNNNNNNNNNNNNNNNNNNNNNNNNNNNNNNNNNNNNNNNNNNNNNNNNNNNNNNNNNNNNNNNNNNNNNNNNNNNNNNNNNNNNNNNNNNNNNNNNNNNNNNNNNNNNNNNNNNNNNNNNNNNNNNNNNNNNNNNNNNNNNNNNNNNNNNNNNNNNNNNNNNNNNNNNNNNNNNNNNNNNNNNNNNNNNNNNNNNNNNNNNNNNNNNNNNNNNNNNNNNNNNNNNNNNNNNNNNNAAaatgagagaaaaaagagagaaaatgataaagaaagagagaaggaatttgttaattttgaaaggaaatattttattttaattgtaatgaaAGAATATCTCATGATACATTTTAGTttgtcaaattagtaatataaaatataaattataagttatatatagagtggaaagagttgaggaaaatagagaaagagagagagtaatAGATAAGCGgatagggataagtattgttttggtccttaacgttgagggtcagaatcgaaaccgtccccaacgtaatttctgatttagaatcatccttaacgttttttttcgtattaaaatcatccttttaaatttttttggacaaaaataccctcaccactaccaacacaattacctcctccaccaccaccaccaccaacaccaacaccaagaacaccaaacaacagcaacaacaccaaacaacaccaaaccaagaagcagaaacagaaagaaagaaagcaGAAGCAAAAAAGCAGGAAACAGAAAGCAAAAAAGCATAAGCAAAAAAACAGGCAGCGAGGCGGCGAGGCGGCGGCAGTGGCTCGCGATCCCCAACGGCGACGGCACCACCACGGGTAATTTagtaataaagtaaaaaaatttattaaaaatgacgattttattatgaaaaaaacgttaaggatgattttaaattcaaaattacgatgggacggtttcgattctgaccctcaacgttagggatcAAAACAACACTTATTTCTAAGCGGATAAAAGAatgaaatttattaattttggagaaaaaatattttatcttaattttattgAAATAGTCATGTAACACATTTTGGTtgttaaattaataatataatgtatttatatttcaattttaattataattaaatattatgttgtacattttgattgtcaaatttgtaattagttattgataataatatataagaaagataaaatgaataaaaaatgagANNNNNNNNNNNNNNNNNNNNNNNNNNNNNNNNNNNNNNNNNNNNNNNNNNNNNNNNNNNNNNNNNaaataaaaaaaataaaaaaaaactctttaattttaaaaaaaatttagtaatgTGTAGTAGATGTTTTAATTGAATAAGAAGATAGATTTTTACCGGAGACTacaaaatggaaaaataaatatattaatcccTTTAAGTAGTTGCCACATTACACTTCTCTATTTATATGACATACATCAACCTTTTATAATTTACCTATTTTAATATGAAATACCAAAAATACCTCTCCTCTTCTACTTCCACATAATTCTCACTTTCTTTGTTATTTGTTCATATACACTCCACAAGAATCATTCTGACCACAAACTCCAACGGAAGCAATCCAACAAAATACTCAACCTATTCTCTCTTTTGGTAAAGCATTCTAATTGTTGGAATATATTAGGATATTCattaaaattatttagtatatttaaatatttattatcaaatattatatctttgttgagttaagaaattaactaaattaattaatgatgacaaacattatttttgagcaaaataaataattagtgttgattaNNNNNNNNNNNNNNNNNNNNNNNNNNNNNNNNNNNNNNNNNNNNNNNNNNNNNNNNAaaacactgccactgtcctaaccgagagtaacaacataagtcccataacctatgatgagctgagaggaaaactccttgcctatgaagccacacacacaaacacagactcaaagaaaaaggaaatagccctcaagtcacaaatagaaccaaaagatagtgagtctagtgatggtatttcagatgacgaacttttgttttttgctaggagatttagaaggatgatgaaaagCAAGGGctcaagtggaaagaaagtgaccggcaccaagtggatattccggaacaagttgggagaagatggtagcattgcaaggaACAAGGCAAGGctggtggcacaaggatatgaccaagaagaaggaatcgaCTTTGATGAATCATTTGCCCCtattgcccgaatggaagccataagacttctcttagcttatgctgcattttgtgattttaaattataccaaatggatgtgaaatgtgcatttttgaatggagtgatagatagagaagtgtatgtggagcagcctcctggttttgaaaataaagagcattttgatcatgttttcaaactatctaaagccctctatggtttaagacaagctcctagagcttggtatgagagacttagctcttttctgttgaaaaatggttttcaaagaggcaccactgacacaactctattcatcaagaactctaatgattcttttattctagtccaaatatatgttgatgacattatttttggatcagcaaatgaatccctttgttctgaatttggaaaactcatgacaagtgaatttgacatgagtatgatgggtgaacttaatttcttccttgggctgcaaattaaacaaactgaaaaaggtattttcattcatcaagagaagtatgccaaggaattagttaagaaatttggtatggaaaattccaaacccatgggaactcccatgcatcctaattctaaattagatgagggagaaactgagaaagatgttgatgagactaggtatagaggaatgattggctctcttatgtacttaacttcctctagacccgatattgtgcaaagcgttggattgtgttctaggttccaatccaaaccaaaagagtcacatctttctgcagttaaaaggatcattagatatgttcatggaacatccaattttggtctttggtatcctaagattgatgatttttctgcagttggttattgtgatgcagattttgctggtgatagagttgatagaaggagcacttctggtttatgttgcttccttgggaagtccctaaatgtatggtcaagtaagaagcaaccaacagtggccctttccactgcagaggctgagtatatagctgctggagctttttgtctcataaataggtatgagacaattctgggcaggtgATGAACGTTTCCATCAAGTCAACGTGTTCTGGGCTTGTTTCAAATGAATCTCAATCTGGGCCAACCTCAATATTCAGATCAAGAGTGGTCCAAATGTATTTCATTAATTTCTTATCACCTCAAGGCCCAATTATGAATGTTACAATCTTGTGTGTTAGTTTTTGATGACTTGTGTGTTTCATGAAAGGTTTTCAATAAATGTTTTGTGGCCCAAAAGGTTTCAAGTGGATTTATTCTTGGCCCAAAAAGTGTTTCAGGttaatattgttgtttttcaaaattttaaaattaatttttaaaatcaaataaaatctttcttgaatgaggtcatgtcttttcaagtcttttcaaatggtgatgcagttgcatggttttgaaaatttgcttttgggtacggttaccaacactccctctcttccctccataactcctTCTCCATCACTTCGGTTTTCACCACTACCCtcactactccttcatcttcttaAATTGAAACTAagcaaatgaggaagaaaaccattgcAAAAAGGGCTCCTCGTGAAAAAGTTTTCAAGCTACCCACAAAGCCATCCACTCGCTCTCAAGACCGCACCTTTaccccttctccttctcctcctacctctcctcaTCGCTGTGACCCCATGGCTCGGACCAAAAACACTCCCAGGTTTCCTGTCTCTGCCAAGCCGACGCCACCACCAAAGGCCACACCTTCCAAGCCTGGCTCCTCAAAACCAAGTTCAGCAAAGCCTGGCTCCTCCAAAGGCAAACGTCAGGCGACTGAGGAACCCATACCCGAACCAACACAACCAAAATCCAGGTCGGTTCCAATGCGATATCAACGAGGTAACACTCGAGTCCCTCTCCAGAATGTTAAAGAACCAGACATTGGACCTTTTGATCACAAAGCTCACTTTTTGACTTCTCATTCGAACTATAACCCTTATAgattcaaatctgccatgaacaATGATTTTTATGAGAAGGTTATCCAGTATCGTACCCTTTGTCCCTCTTTTCTCGCTGATTTGCCATctttgaaaagaaaaggttttccttttgttgataacttgatttttctggactgaaatcacCTTTTTGATATCAAAAAACCTGTTTATCCCTTGttggtcaaagagttttatgcaaacatgacttatcATGAGGGCACTGCTCATTCGTATGTCAAGGGCCGAGATATCGTTTTAAACAATGAGACCATCAGTGATGCtttgaagtatactgatgttgggccCTGTGCCTACACGTcagttaagtgggatgaaggagttggtgTTTCTTACAATGATGCCCTGGCTAGTATTTGTGAACATATCTCTTTAATAgatggcattacacccactcacaaagtcCTAGGATATGAGCGTGCTCAACTGCACCGAATAGTCAATCATATTATTCTGCCTCAAAGcggctcatatcaaagggtttcctacactaatactcttgttttatatgcccttctcaccaaaactgaaatttcttttgcatatttgatggttaaatacatgtttgactctgttagaaGTGAAAAGGACAAAGCTCTTCCTTATGACATGTTTCTGACTTGtatttttgagtattttggtgttgacttgaccaatgagaaatatgaaaatagacattcatatctaaagggaggtggttcagtgaaacagcgaAAAGGACCAACTCGATCTgagagagtggttctagatgatgatgatgaagagttcaTTCCGGATGATTCTACTGCTCCGTCCACTGAGGGTACTTCCATTTCCACTGGGAAGAAATCCACTCTGCTGAATGTGGTCAGGGATGTTGCTCAAGAGTTTGTCTCTCAATCGAACCACTTGATTGAATTGAGCAAAGAGAAAAAGAAGCtggctagcaagcatgagaacttcctAAAGAAGCAAGGGATAGGGTGGCTATACTGATGACCttcattgataaccttcaaaatgatgaagatgctgccactgatgttgaagaggatgCTGTTTCGGAAgggaatggttctgatgcctaggatttgtctcataaaaactgTTGTTGCCgctctctttttgtctcatgaattctgCTTCTTTGGTACTTTTGAACTGTTTtcttttggatgactgtaataactctgGATATTACTACACCTTTGGTAGTTTAGTCAAGTTAAAACAGAATCAGAACTGCAAATCTGTTCTAAAAGGGTAACAACAGtaattaaaaggaaggcatagattcaaccccccttctctaagcctaccacaaccttcaatctttattactttaattcttctAACACCTATATATACCCTTATACATTGTATAATTCTATCATTCTGAATAATTCTAATAAATACTAATGGATCCTAATATATTTTAACACTAATAATTCATGCCATTCATTTTTGTAAGCATATCCTTAGAGCTAGCCACAAATTACATAAACACCATAGTTAATTAGCCACCACCAAATTCTTTCAATGATACGAATGTTAAGATCAATCATAGACTCTCAATGTTACTAAAAGAAAATTCAGAAGAATGTACAGGCCCTCCAATTATATGGCAAgataaccaaaaaataaaaattcaagtaCACTACTATATATATCTAAAAGGAGACTCAAGTTATCTAAAGAAGGAGGCTGGATTATGATGAATTAACTCAAAAAATTAAGGGATAATTAcatgttatgatttttttttttttttttttttctgtatatATTACTACAAAGTGTTGCACAAGTTATTATTTAGTTTCATAGATTTTCCAGAAATGAGAGGGTTGCCAAACCAGCAGCCCAAACATCATTATCTAGAACATGCTCTTGAGGAGAGTGACTTATTCCTCCGCGACACCGCACAAACAGCATCCCAACCTGTTCATAACAATTCTCAGAATAAAGGGTTTATCTGAAAGCAATGGTTAAACAGATAGACAACGAAAATTTGAATCGAAAATGTAAGATACTTCAATATTTTAGTGAGAAAGAAATAGTAACCTTTGTTAAATGAGACATAGCCATTGCATCATGGCCTGCTCCACTCATCAATGTTGGAACTTCATCCTGAATGTCACCCTCCATCCTCTTTAGTGCAGAATATGCTGCGGATTTGAGCTGCGAACTTAGCTCAGAATCACAAATCACAGCACCTGCATCATGCTGCAACCAAAATAGCAAGCGAAGTCATTGATTATAAGAATACGCTTTGATATTAAGGCATGTTCAATTTCTTGCTTTTATTTTCGCCTTTTGACTTCGGAAAATCTTGAACATACATAACACTATCAAAAGGGACTGTAAGTTATTGATTACAAACTATTTTGAAGCTACNGTTCAATATTGCAGGAAACGGAGCGCTTATCGCATATTTGATACATTCTTTTTGATAAATCATAGATAACAGCCTCGCGTCCAAGGTCATCAATTGCTCGAATGTCCACAGTATATGTAACCTGCAAGAAATCAGTATAGTAATCATGAGTATTGAATCTGAAAAACAAGCAGAGAAGGAAGAATAACTGAGATATTCAAGTCTCTTACCTGGCCTGGAATGACATTACTAGCACTCGGCCATGTTGATATCTCTCCAACTGTACAAACAAGTGAACTCGAAAGTGATTTCACCGTAGAATCACTGCAATGACCATCATAAGAAAGGAATTCTTCTGGGTTCTTGCAGAGGTTTTCCATAACTACTATTAATTCAGCAGCAGCAGCCATAGGATCTTGGCGCATGGACATCGGTACAGTCCCGGCATGACCCTGTGATCCTCTAACAGTAACCTGCAAAGTTTGTTATTTCTTACACCAACATATATATAGTGATATACAGCAACTACAAGTAAAACTGACCAACATTAATCTTGTATTACACTCCCTTCGTTCCCTTTTAACTGTCACTGAAAATTTGATCCACTGATCCGAGAACTTACCAAATTTTCACAGATACCAGATAAAAGGTACAGAGAGAGTAATACTCTTCTAGTGAACAGATTTGAGACAAAAATCCAGGCGGAATTCCTTTTGGTTACCTTCAATCTGGTCTGGCCAGCTATGCCTTTTACCACACCAAGTGGAAAACCCTTCTGTTCTAGCACAGGGCCCTGCTCAATGTGAATCTGCAGCATTTAAAAACCAATAAAATTGTAAATTTTTCAGTAGCCATATCTCTGAAACGTTCTACAAAGCTGAAGAGTGCAAATCTTTGTTATATACCTCAACATAGCCCCAAACAGATTTTGGATCATACTTGAGCTGTAACAAACTTTCCTCTGTAATTTCTATAGAATTCTCCTTGAGAACATCTTTTATCATAGCATCCCTGGAAAAGTTTCCACTAGTAAATAAAATGATACTGATTATAAGGAAATTTTAGTATAGCTATAGTCAGAAATTTCCGAAATGATACCTCTTATCAGATATCTCCAATGTTGTAGCAGGTAAAATGCCGGCTATAGCGCCACTACCCAAGAAAGTAGTTTGAAACCTCACTCCTTCTTCATCACAAAATGCAATCACCTGTTAGGACAGGAATAACAGATCATCAAAAAAATAGTCCCGTAGCACAGAAATTTATATGTACATTTATTTCACAATCTCTTTTTTCCAATGCTCATCATTATTATCAAGAAAATAAACCAATGAGAAGAACACAAACTAGCATTATT is a window encoding:
- the LOC107639104 gene encoding allantoate deiminase 2 isoform X1 — encoded protein: MSSSTTASFHKCFKPNHHHHQHHAFTFAFLHSCFFFFFLLSAPPPACASTFSGNETGDLEKQGDLFPQILRDEAVGRLYQLGKVSDGNGYLERTFLSPASMRAINVIREWMEDAGLRTWVDQMGNVHGRVEGVNPNAEALLIGSHMDTVVDAGMFDGSLGIVSAISALKALKVNGKLEKLKRPVEVIAFCDEEGVRFQTTFLGSGAIAGILPATTLEISDKRDAMIKDVLKENSIEITEESLLQLKYDPKSVWGYVEIHIEQGPVLEQKGFPLGVVKGIAGQTRLKVTVRGSQGHAGTVPMSMRQDPMAAAAELIVVMENLCKNPEEFLSYDGHCSDSTVKSLSSSLVCTVGEISTWPSASNVIPGQVTYTVDIRAIDDLGREAVIYDLSKRMYQICDKRSVSCNIEX
- the LOC107639104 gene encoding allantoate deiminase 2 isoform X2, with the protein product MRAINVIREWMEDAGLRTWVDQMGNVHGRVEGVNPNAEALLIGSHMDTVVDAGMFDGSLGIVSAISALKALKVNGKLEKLKRPVEVIAFCDEEGVRFQTTFLGSGAIAGILPATTLEISDKRDAMIKDVLKENSIEITEESLLQLKYDPKSVWGYVEIHIEQGPVLEQKGFPLGVVKGIAGQTRLKVTVRGSQGHAGTVPMSMRQDPMAAAAELIVVMENLCKNPEEFLSYDGHCSDSTVKSLSSSLVCTVGEISTWPSASNVIPGQVTYTVDIRAIDDLGREAVIYDLSKRMYQICDKRSVSCNIEX